caggaaagcagaaggaagaatGACTTCTCACAACATGACATGGATCAGCTACCCAAGCAAGAACCCAGCTTTCACCTCCCCAGAAGAAATCGAAGACATCATAGCTTCTCAAAACGTCATATCCAGACTTATGCACTGTTACATCGCCTTTTTTGTACCTGCAGGATTAATAGCTGGAATATGtattttgattgttttcatAAAGAACTATGTGCAGCACAAAGTCATAGAAAACTTGGACTTACTTCTTCTACTCTTCACCATCAGCAATattataatgatttttttatcgTTCACTGTCATTACTAGACCTGACTATTTAACAGTATCCCACCTCACCTGTAATgtactgtcattttttttcaacttcAGTTACTCCAATTCTCagtatgttttaattttgaCGCTTCTCATACTATTACTCAAGAGATTTCCACCACGGACTGCTCTCTGCAAAGCCACCCAAAGACCCATCCTGTGTGTTGGAATTGTACTTACATACACCTTTTGTTTGTCCCTGACTGAGGCAGTGCTGGTTGGCACTGATAACTACCACCTGAAAACAGACTGCCAGTTAGATCCATTGTTTGCCTGGCCTGAATACGAGATCATTAAATTCACCTTTGGGTTTGGAATCCCATTATTTCTTCAGACACTCTGTTTTACTGTTCTCTTGGCTAAAGAAGCACCTGCTGAAGCTCCAGCCTTATCCCAGCACATCCGTACTTACCCCGCCGTGTACGTGATCAGCGTAACAATGTTCATGTGCCGCCTATTTTATAACGTCATGATTCTCTTCAGGACAACACTGAAATTACAGAAGAGCATTGGAACCACAACAAATGAGCTTGTGATGAATATTGCAGAAATAGTGTTGTTCTGTGAGAGCTGTGCTAGTttggtttttatcctttgtttTCATAAACCATGCAAGGATGAAATACTCAAAGTCATACAGAACTGCCTAAGGAAAACCAGTGCCAACAATCACAATCACCATGAAATACAAGACATAAACACGCCCCATGAAAGTGGGTCTCAGTAATACTGTTCTGAATAGCTGTCAACCCACTTTACTTTTTAGCTTGTtagtgggttttggtttggtttttcacTTCTTTATAAAAGGGTGATTGTTCCTTGTTTAGAACCCAAACTTGGCCTATCTTACAGCTAGCAGtactggaagaagaaaatatcgTGAATTCTGGTATTTATAGTGATCTCTGAGAGAACATCTAGGGTCtggggttgtttggggttttttcacatgtacatatatatattaaaatcgTCTATTTTCTGCAAGTGTTACTTCAAAGCCAAATAGAAAGATGAGTATTGTTGCCACAGAACTGTGCTTCTGCAATAATATCAATGCCCCAGCAAAGCTGCACACAAAAACATGGCAGAAAGCAACTTtgaacaaaagtaaaaattcatAGCCAAAGCATTCTCTCAGGTATGCTTCCTCTTTTGACTTCTTACCCTACAAACTATTTTTATAACATTGGTAAATCCcagtagcagcagcagtgaaGGTTTTGTCTGACTTCttgtgccaaaaaaaaaaatcaaattaatagAAATGCTGGTCCATTAAGGAAAGCTTCCAGTCCTTTATGAGGCACTGAACTGGAAAGATCAACAGGATGGCTAATGAAAACTTTGTGCAAGAATGGAAGTTTTTTGTTAATCTACTCTCAGCTTCCACTTTGCATTTAGACTTACAGCAACTATTGATTTAAGCCATTCCTGATGAGTTCATTCAGAAGTACGAAATCACGTGTGTTGGAAGACTCACATTCAATAATATGCTaagcaaaaccagagaaaagCTATTCCAGAACAGTGTAACTGAGGTTTGTTTTTAAGAGGGCAAACAAAAGCAGAGCCCCAGTTCCTAAATGAAATCAAGGCTCTGCTGGAGACAAGATAGAAGCATTGGAACCTTTAGATGAGAGGTGCTGGGTAAATGGTGCAAAAAGGAGTAAGAATCTGAGTCAGAACAAAACAGCTGTGGTACAGAGTTGGGATGTAGCCCTGCAGAATCAGCAGCTGATGCAGGCTGAGATGTAGGTGCAAAGCTGTGAACACTTGCTTTGGGCACATTGTTACTGTCACTGAATCTGGCCAGGAGCCACCTTATACTTTTGGCTTTGGTTTCAGCTTTTCCTCTCAGAGGTGGAGAGAACGGAAACAGGAAAAGCACAAAATCGTACTAGACCTGGGATAATGACGTCAACTTAGATTGCAAAGTTACAAAAATAGAGTGCTGTGATAAGAATGGCTCAAGTAACATGAAGAGTTTTGAGAAAACCCATTTTGGTGCTTAAATCCATTCCTTTGCCCGACACCCGGTGCTAACGGAACTGACAGGTTTTTCTGCAGTTGTATCCTTTGAAAGGTCTTCCTGATGGTGTCCAGATTTGCGTGGGGAGATGGTGCAGATGAGCATGAGCTGCCtaagagagaaaagcaggaacTGATCGATGAAGATGAACATCTTCCACAAAGCAACAGCCAAGTGCAGAAATGGAAGAATAAAGGACATTTGTTCAATCATAATGCAGAATATAGATCTAGTATCTATAGATACAGATCTAGTCTTAGACATCCAAGTTCTGAAATGTATAGACCATGACTGTATCACATGCAAATAAAGGGAAATTACATAGTTTCACTATGTCTGTAAGGACCAACATTTCTGCAAGATGTAAAAATCAGCTGGTAAGATGTCTGCATTGCATTGTGTCAGCCTGTTTTCCTGTTCAGTTTTGTTCTGCTGCCAGCATGAACAGATGGATAATTAAAAAACTCTACATATAAACAGATCATTATAGAACATGGTCAGAAAGGAAGTACGTAGATGAGAATCATCTCTTGGAATACAAGAGCCAATTTCATATTTATGAAAGGAATTCTCACATGGCATCAGAAGTTTTGTTTTGCACCTTGAGAAGAGAGAGATTAAAACATGGACAGAAGATCAGCCCTGTAAAAAGAAGTTTGAAGAGATGAGTTGTAAGAGCTGTACATCAGTGGAAAAGCTGACAGACTGAGTGAAGGAGTATGTCAGAAGATGCGGACTGTTTATCCCAGCTCAGTGTCGTAGTTTCAGCTGTGCCATGGATAAGAGTCGACTTTCTAGTATTGGAATTATGCACAAATAATTCTACTTTATTTACAGCCtccatatattttatatttaaagatGAAAGAATAAATACTGTGTTGTTTCTGAGTCCTGAGTTACTGTGAAATGCCTAAAAGAAAACCTAGTCAGTAAATGTCAGCTGGGACCTGGAAACTGGTCTAACAGTGAGTGAATTGCAGTACACACCTGGAAGGAGCCAGAAGGTTGAGTGTGGGTGGAAGGTTGAGCACAGATAGGGGGATGCTTCACAATACTCAGAACCATAACCAAAtatctcagagaaaaaaaacctatAGGGACCTACTTTCAGATCTAAGATTTGAAAATGAGTACATCTTCCCAGAACGAACTACTGTGTGTAAGTCTGTGAGAACTCCTCAGTACAGCTCCTGGCTGCCATCTGTGAGATTCATGTACTCTGGCCTCTTCCCTGTCCTTGGCTACTGTCATATCAAAAGGCATATCAGAATATTTTCTGGATGGCTGGTTATATTGACATAAAGAAATCACTTTGTACAATGAAGACTTTGAATATGAGAAAACAAAGGTAAACAGGAGGGAAGAGGTTGAATAATGCAGAACAAAAACTGAAATAGTTATGAATATAACTTTTCACAATAATGTTTTCATAAAAACATTCTTGATAAAGTTACCCAGAGCTTACATCAGAGTTTACAACACTGAACTTATAGTCCTAGAGAAAAACCCACATTCAGCTGGAATATGAGAGCAAACATCCCTATGTGCAATAGgagaagaaacacaaacagTCCCCTATGCTAAAATAGTCTCATAGGAGGGAGAAAAGAGCAGCTTTGGCTAAGATTAaaagcaataatttttaaataattaataatttgaaGAGTacttttaagaacaaaataaaatctcctTGCTCTGAGAgatcttttctcccttttgccAGCAACAGCTTTGTTGAACTCTCACTTCTTCCAGGCTTCACCTAAATTTGGACAGTGTGTTCCAGAGGAAATGGAGCATATATTTTTATAGGCAGGCTGTCAAAATTAATGCAGGGGATATACTGGAAAATTCAAAGAAGAATATTTTACTTCTGTACTGGTAATATTTGTATCTTTCCAAAACTTTGGTTTGCATTTACAAAAACCCCTTCATTCAGTAAATTAAGAGAAAGGAGCAGGCTGCTGAAGTTTAAGCATGAATTCCTGACTTGGTAACATTCTGGAAAAGAACATGTAGATACTCTGGACTCATCATTACTGAACCAGCTGGCTCAAACTTGATCTGATCCCATTGCAAACAACATCTGAGCTAAAGAGAGACTCGAGCTGCTATACCCCTACATGTATTACACTCCTACATGTATTACTAAGCCTGCTCTTAGTTACATTCTAAGTTCAAACTTACGGACCCTGAAAGGACTTCAGTATTATTTATCTTGATTTTTGAGGCAGTTGCAGAAGATCTGGGACAGGGTGAAAGCTCAAGTAATTCAGCCAGAGTAAGTACTCTGTATAATGTTTCTACCATATCTGTTGCACGACATATAGATTCACTAATGGACAGAAGGACAAGATGCTTTTCACTTCCATAGTCCAAGTCTCCAGCAAAGGACTGCCAGACTAAGCCAGTAAAAATGATTGATGCTTAGCAAAAACTTGTTTAAATAGCATTTGAACAGAGCCTGAAGTCCTAtgatgggactttgagcaacctggcctagtggaaggtgtccctgctcatggaaTAGGGCTTGGAACTATATAGtctttaaaatcccttcctACCTAAACACTTCTAGGATTTTGTGATCTTTCACTAGACAACATTCTGTGGTCcagttttgaaaaatttctGTATTATCCCTCAAGAGTTTTGTGAtatatgcttaaaaaaaataaaaagattttacCAGAATAGTTTGAATGGGTATCAGTGTTGTTCCctgcaaaaagaaaaggctgaacttttaaaaattacttttattaagaaaaatgcaTTCTCAGAATTACTGGCAGCTGAAAAACCTAAACATACAAAATACACTCCCATCCAGGGTTTTCTGCAGGCACAGAATACAACTAATTCCAACTCAAATGAAGTTTGATTActtgcaagaaagagaaagctaCGGAGGATGGACAGGATGAAGTATGAGGGTACTCTAGAGCAGGGTAATGGATGCTGATGTCATTCAGTGGTTGAAAAAGGTtgaaaaagaggagagagaatttGGAGATCGGTGTACTTGCAAAATGTCATGTAACAGAATAACAGCATCTGTATTTCCTCTGGAGATAGTTTCAGCAGAGATTCTTAGACAAATCTTATTTCTTCTGCAGATGGTTATATTACACTGTAAGCATTCCAACATAATTTCAATTTatatttccttccccttccatGCAATACAGTACCTTACTTTTTTCAGCTTTATATACCCTGGCCCTGATCTCATTTCTCCAGGACTCAACAGCTTCAATTCCACACTTCTGACAAAATCCAACAGTTCTTGCATCCTACAGGGGTTATCCTGCT
This genomic window from Pithys albifrons albifrons isolate INPA30051 chromosome 16, PitAlb_v1, whole genome shotgun sequence contains:
- the LOC139679326 gene encoding uncharacterized protein, producing MSRPVVSVEHFLEEYQTPLNRKAEGRMTSHNMTWISYPSKNPAFTSPEEIEDIIASQNVISRLMHCYIAFFVPAGLIAGICILIVFIKNYVQHKVIENLDLLLLLFTISNIIMIFLSFTVITRPDYLTVSHLTCNVLSFFFNFSYSNSQYVLILTLLILLLKRFPPRTALCKATQRPILCVGIVLTYTFCLSLTEAVLVGTDNYHLKTDCQLDPLFAWPEYEIIKFTFGFGIPLFLQTLCFTVLLAKEAPAEAPALSQHIRTYPAVYVISVTMFMCRLFYNVMILFRTTLKLQKSIGTTTNELVMNIAEIVLFCESCASLVFILCFHKPCKDEILKVIQNCLRKTSANNHNHHEIQDINTPHESGSQ